The Scleropages formosus chromosome 3, fSclFor1.1, whole genome shotgun sequence genome contains the following window.
GCAGAATTCCTCTGTGGCAGGCTAAGCATGAGCAGCATAACAGCAGGTTATCAGAACAgaacacaggactatgtacAGGAATAGATGCTAACAccacttatttacattaatctacaTCAGCCCCCTTCAGCACCGTTACATTACCCCCCCAAAGGAGTCGTCCGTCCCAGTGACTGTTGATCCCGTCAGCACAAAGTCCCTAAGGCGCTGAGGCAACCTGGCTTTCCCTCCTGGGTCTGCATGGAGGCGGTGAATTTGCTGGACTTGGCAGACTTACAATGGGGGACTCCGGTAAGGACTCCTTCGAGTGGTCAGTAGCAAGCCTGTCCTGGTGCAGAACCACCGGCCGACGCCCGGGTTCTGTCCACACCCTGTAGATGACATGCCTGTCCCAGTCACGCTGGTGTCCGGAGGTGAGGACAGAGATCTGTGTGGTGAGCGTGCACTTAAAATGCTCCATCAGATTGTCGCTCTGCGGGTGGAGAGTTGTGGTGTGTGTCTTCTGCACCCCTAGCCAGTCGCACACCTCTCTCATGACCTGCGACTTGAAGTTCCTGCCCTGGTCACTATGCAGCTCCTCTGGTGCCCCGAAGCAGCAGAACATCTTCTCCACCAACCGCTCCACTGTAGTAATGGCACTCTGGTCCGCCACTGTGTACACCGGGAGCCACTTGGCGAAGTAGTTCATTGCCATGAGCACATGGCAGTTTCCCCAATCAGTGCAGGGCCCTTATGTGCAGTGCAGATGTCGCAGCAGCAAATGAACAATTCCACATCTTGTCGGCAACCTGCCCGTTGGAAGTGCTGGCATAGCCGgtgcagtgttttcactgagctGAAGTGCCTGACACCGGTGGGTCTTTGTACCCACTGCAACACATTTTCTCTGAGGCTATGGGGGACAAGGAGCTGTCACAGGACGTGGCCGCACACTGGCCCATCCCACCACCAGTACAATAGCCCCCCTCGTAGGGCgaggctgtcccactgtgagcagtacAATGTGATGGTGGGTCTGTGTGGGGTCACAGCGGTCCAAGGTGGACATTGCCCCGACTCCAAGAAATCCCACACCACCGCCAGCTCTGAGTCGGCCTCCTCGGCCTGGCGGAACAGTTCTGTGTCGTCAGCGGACAACCCCTTGCTTGCCGTGTTTGCGGCCAGTGCAGCATAGGTCTCGACTGTGGTCCCTTGCGGCTCCTCCATCTGGTCGCAGTGACTGTACGAATCTGTGCTGCAAGGGTGCCGGGAAAGTGCATTGGCGTGCAGGCATCCCGGCTGGTGTCGGACCTTGAAATCGTACCActgcagcagttccaaccactgtgctatcTATCCCCCTGGCTTCTTGAAGTTCAGGAGCCATGTGAACGAGGTGTGGTTAGTCTGCAGCAGAAATCTGGTCCAGTAGAGGTAGGGgcgaaaatgtttaaaactcgCCACCACGGCTAGGAGCTTCCGCTGGGTTATACAGTAATTCCTCCCCAGGCAGCTCAGCTGGAGACCTCTGAAACGTGACCACTTTCTTGCCTTCAGCTCCTGCCTGCGATAGCATGGCTCTAATGCCCTGACCACTGGCATCTGTGTCTACAATGAAGGGCTTTCTTGGGATTGGCAAGGCCAGGACGGAGGCAGATGCCAGTGCTTCCCTCGGGCGGTGAAAGGTGGCAGCACACTCGGAGTTCCACTAGAACAGGGTCACCTTAGAGGTGAGGCAGCGCAATGGCACAGCAATGTTGGTGAAGCCACGAATGAAGCGGCGGTAGTGGGACACCAGCCCCTTTGGAAACTCTGCAACTCTGACATGTCCCATGGGGTGGGCCAGCCTCACACCTGCTGCATTTTGTCAGGGTCTGTGGACACTCCATCTGTATCTATGACATGGCCCAGGGacttcacctgctgctggaggggGTTGCACTTTGGTGGGTACAACTTCGGCCCAGCTGCGCAGATAGCAGCAAACACCTCCTTTAACTTCGCCAGGGCAGACTTGAAGGAGGAGGCATGGACCAGCAGGTCATCCAGATTGCCCGTGCACCGATGCATCGGCTCctgggcacatctgacaggagTTGCTCCATCAGCCGCTTGATGGTGGCAGCCGCGTTACGGAGACCGAAAGGCATAACTGTAAAGTGCCAGAGGCCCAGCTCCATGGTGACTGCCATCTTCTCACGAGCGACAGGTGCTAAAGCAACCTGCCAGTAGTTTCTCCACAGGTCCAGGGAGCTGAACCACTGCGATCCTGCTATGCAGTTCAGCGCATCATCGATGCGCGGTAGCGGATACAAGTTCTGTTAGGTCACGGCATATAGACGACGATAGTCCACACAAAACCACCAGCTGccatccttttttttaaccaggaCCACTGGTGATGGCCAGGGACTACCAGAGGGCTCAATGATGCCTCCTGCAGCCATCTCCTTAACTTTCATCTCTGCAATCTGCCTTTTTGCCAGTTCCAGGCAGTGTGATCGTAAGCGGAAGGGAGTTGCGTGGCCTGTCTCAATGTGGTGCGTCCTCATCCTTGGCTGCAAAGATGACCATGAAAGCTTCCTGGAGCTCCTTTAACTGCTCTCGCTGACCTTCCTCCAATCCCACGTCACTGCACTGCCACAGTGCCCGCTCTGCCACAGTGTCCGCACCACTTCGTGAGTTTCTGCAGAGGGTTCCAGGTCGCGGGCCACACATGCAGCatccccactgcgccacccgaGTCTCGCCTTGCTGCGTGCCCAGGTCTCTCACTCTACCACTGTGCTGCGCACAGCCCTGGTCTCTTCCACTCGTGAACTGGGGAGGAGAACCCATGCCTCAGggatctgctgctgcagcaaagGGGGAGTGAAGCTGATAGTCTCCCCTGTGAGCTTCCCAGATCCAGTACTGCTCCTGTCTTGGCTAGGAGGTCCATCCTCACAATGCACGGACCCAGAACTCGTGCTCCAAGCTGCAGGCTGCCTACAGCCACGCGCAAGAGTCTTCTTCCCAGCATTGCTACTGTCTCTCCTGTGACCATGCGCAGGTTCGCCGACACCTCGGTCCATCCTTTGGGGAGATGGCATGCAGTTTCGGGCAGGACCCTGGTGCAGAAGATGGACATCGTAGACCCTGTGTCCAGGAGGGCTTTGCAGGGTATGCCCTCTATGAGGCAGGGCAGACAGAGGCAGCGGAGTGTCCCCATATGACCTACTGGGAAGAACAGTACTCCCTGAGAGGGGGCACAGTCACAGCGTAAAGCACCCCTCACAACACCACCCCTCTGGCATTTCCTTGAGACGAGATGGGGGCGGGCTCCCTGCAGCGACATGCTTGGTGCCCTTGCTTTTGGCAATGCCAGTAGATGTTGGACAGCCAGCATCGTGGGGGAGGCGCTTCAACTTGGTGGGAAACTTCTCCTTTCGTCTCATTATCAGTGACGTCCTCCACGGCACGGCAAGGGCACGTGTGCTCCGTAGCATCTCTCAGGATGGCTTCCACGCGCTCTGCTTTATACTGCACTGCATGCAGGTTAGTTGGGGTGGCAACCTTGACGTGCTGCTGCAGGCGCTCCAGAGCGAGCCCCTGGAGGAACACCCGTAGTGCCGAGTCTTCCTCGATGACTGAAAGGTATTCAGGGTACGCTTGCTGGGCCAGGAGTTGGATGTCAGCAGCCAGCGCCCCTAAAGCCTCTCCTTTTCTGTGAAATCTGGCTGCGAACTCTCTGTGGTAATGGTCTGCTGTTTGCGCatgcactggctgaagccacttgacCCAAgacagacccgccagagagcagggtttcaggaaaatgctctttattgatCGTGTACATGTCTTTTCAATAGCAGCCTTGACCAAGACATCTCAGACAGTACAAAGCAGTCCTTGAACACTGGAGAGTTCCCTCAGGTCACTCTATTCCCCCCTgctccacacaatggttaggagGTCACCCCTCAAATCCCACAGAATACCCCCATGGCAAACTAAGCATAAGTAGCGAAACAGCCAATAAGAACAGAACACAGGACTATATACAGGAATAGACACCAACACCAACTATTTACGTTAATCTACATCAGCCCCCCCTTAGTGCTGTTAGAAATAACTACATAATTGTCTAATAACACAGAGTATTTAGtaataataactttaaaaactgatttaggGCAGTTAAACAGTTTGGTCACGGTGCTTAATTGTGGTTTGGTTTTTACAGTTTGAAAGATTTGTAAAATTCCATTTAGCTTTATGAATgtgataaaatgtaaacacatgcacaagcactttctgaaccgcttgtcccacacagggtcgcggggaactggagcctaacccggtaactcagggcgtaaggctggagggggaggggacacacccaggacgggacgccagtccatcgcagggcaccccaagcgggactcgaaccccatacccactggagagcaggacccggtccaacccactgtgccaccgcaccccccaaaattAGATAAATTTCAACAGTCTTTCAAGTGAAAATACACTGAGTACAAGAATAGTCATACTGTCTGATAGtgggaaggattttttttatatatataaacacacttcTATTGGTTTTTACAGTGCCATAAATTTACGTAAAACAGAACGTATTGTGCTAGTTTAGGAATTTCTTGGGGTTTTTGGTGCTCTTAAAAATCCTGTAATTCATCCATtatgtgtgtaattaaaaagtatttatgtaaaatatagtTTTACAAACATTACAGCGGCCAATGAGTCCACAGCTGTGCTAAGGAACTTTAGAGAAAACAATGAAGGAGTCTCCCACAGTGGTGGGAGTGTCCAAAGGACAGGGTGGTACAGATGGAGTACAGGAGCCTCCGACTCCCACACTCGCTCACACTGGCTCGGACTAGGACTATGTGACACACTGAGACTCCTGCTAGCcctcacacacaaaaacacatagaCCCACACATTCACAGAGATGCGACACCAGTGAAGGAGGATGAAGATGTTGCTCTTGACGCTCAGCgctctcctcttttttttcctgcttccaggACCCTCAAAGCAGCAGTTCCCAAGACCCTGCATCACCACTGAGGCTCTGCGCTCCAAGCAGTGTTGCCCCCTGTGGGCAGGCGACAGCTCGGCCTGCGGGGCGCTCTCTGGCCGGGGGTCCTGCGAAGACGTGGTGGTTTCGGAGCTCCGCAATGGGCCTCAGTACCCCTTCTCTGGAGTTGATGACAGGGAGCGTTGGCCCCTGGTCTTCTACAATCGCACATGTCGCTGTGCTGGAAACTTCATGGGCTTCGACTGTGGTGGCTGCAGGTTCGGCTACACGGGAGAGCAGTGTTTGCAGCAGAGGCCACGGGTGCGCAGGAACGTGCTCCATTTGTCAGAAGCTGAGAGGCACAAGTTCATCTCATACCTGAACCTGGCCAAGAACACCGTAAGCCTGGATTACGTGATGGTGACGGGGACGTATCGCGAGATGGACAATGGCTCAAGACCCATGTTCTCAAATGTGAGTGTCTATGACCTGTTTGTGTGGCTGCACTACTACGTGTCCCGGGCCGCTTTGCTGGGGGGCCCTAACAACGTGTGGGAGGATGCAGATTTCGGCCACTGGGCCCCCGGCTTTCTGCCTTGGCACCGTGTCTTCCTGCTCCTATGGGAACAGCACATCCAGAAGCTGACGGGAGACGAGGAATTTGCCGTGCCTTATTGGGACTGGAGGGACGCGCGCGACTGTCAGGTGTGCACAGACGAGCTGATGGGAGGCAGGAGCCCCTTAGATCCAAAGCTCATCAGCCCTGGCTCCGTATTCTCCTCCTGGAAGGTAAAACACACGTGCCGTTGTACAAGTACATTGGGGCGTCAGCCAGGTGTAGGCATTTGCACAGAGTAGGGAAGCAACGCAAGATCCAGTGAAATCTCAAGAGATACAGTGAGATCCAGCAGCATCCAGTGAGATTCAGCACAAACCAGAGATCCAATAAGGTCACCTGAAATCCAGTGAGGTCTACTGATATCCAGTGAAATCAGGTAAAATCCAGTGAGATCCAACATGATTCAATAAGATCGGGTGAATTGTGGTAGGATCAAGTGAGCGGAATGACCCAAGTGTGGTTACCTCccagaaagcagaacaaagCTCcttattgaattgaattgaattgaattgaagactttactgtcattgtactgctgtgcaatacaacgaaATTATAGTGGTATTCCATGAGTTCTtcagacaacaatataaaacataaacacttaagtataaaaacagaaaattaacccatttaaacaaaataatacagtagacCAGTAAGGCAGTAGGAGAGACAATAAAAgacttacaaataaataaaaggcagaCAATAAAGTGCGTGCGTAgttgaatgtatgtgtgtatttcgGGGGTAAAAATCaggcagtgttcagctgtttcacagctctggggaagaagctCTTTTTCATCCTTGTGGTGTGCGTGTGAATTGTTCTTTATTGCCTGCCAGAGGGGGAGCAGTTTAAAGAAGTTATTAtgcagggtgagtggagtccctgaTAATTTTGGAGGCTCTGCTCCGACATCCAGACAGATAAATGTTTTTGACTGCTAGTAGCTATGTGTCGATGATGTCTTGAGCCGTCCTGATGACCCGTTGCAGAGTCTTCTGGTCTTCTCTTGTGTAGCTGGTGTCCCATGCTGTAATGCAGTACATCAGTACACTCTCCACTGTACATCAATAGAAATTCACAAGAAGATCCTGGGGCAGTCTCGCTCTCCTCAGTCTTCTCAAAAAATAGAAGCGCTGTTCCAATGACAGTAGAGGTATGTGTGGCCAAAGAGAGGTCTTCTGTAATGCTCACCCCCAAGAATTTGAAACTGGGGGCTCTCTCCACAGCCTCACCAGTTATGAGCGCAGGACTAGGGTCagttctctttttcttcctgaagtccaccacaatctcctttgtcttcctggtgTTAAGAATGAGATTGTTGGCAATGCACCAGGCTGTCAGGTTTCGTATGCAGGTCCCTGTATGCAGTCTCATCATTGTTTATAATCAAACCAACGACTGTCGTATCATTTGCGAACTTCATGATGGTGTTTGTTGCGTCGGCAGGTAGACAGTTATGGGTgaagaatgcttttttttcccaactttATTTTAtaccataataataaattaaaacccTCCAAAATTCTacatcacaaatcacaaacacaaaatcacatccaaacatttcatcataaaaacatttctcatcaTGAACATGACAGAGCTTATTCACTCATCTAAATATCATCTCATTTTACTAATACAAAGGGTGAAAAACAtcagagtttaaaaacaaatataaatatccaCTATGACAAGAAAACGTGGGATTTTAAAACCCTTAACCATTAAAGTGGTtttagaaaaacaacaaaaaaatacatgtatgttaCACCCACAAGAAAAGTACCCAAGCGCCCATGTCAAACTTTTACACTCTGATTTTACTCTgtcattaaaaaccataaacattCATACAACACACGTCAAacttaaaacattattaaatataaaatggtacaaaaatctaaaaattaaaaatcagtcattcaaacagttttttccaaacaaaaatctTCATCCTCCACAACTGTCAGGTGGGACTCTTCCCCAGGCCCTGACAAACTGAACCTAGGGGTAAACCCCCCCCGAGACaaatcaataaacaataaacCTGAATGATCGGGTACCACTAAGGATGAGGAAAGATCTTCTTGGCCCTTTTGGGGAGTCGCAGTCAAAACCAGCATCCCGAGTGCATTAGTGGAGATCAACCCAGCCTCCTTAATGTGCCTCTTGTCACTCCCGCAAAATCCCGTGACCTGTCCATGTGACCAGGTGTGTCTCTCTCCCCTCCTTGGCCTGGAACCCCCCAGAAGTGCCTAGCGAAGAAGATGATCGTGTCACGCTGGCCTCAGACAACCGCTCTCTTACCTCAGCACTCGCCGCTACTCCCCGCTGCTCCACAGCGCCACCAGAAGCCAGGAAGCTGGCTGGTCTTCCAATCCCATCCCCCGTCGGCACCGCTTCTGCCCCCACAACCCCCACATAGGTCAACTTGCACTGcaagcagctgcaggagagaTGATCTTTCCCGCCACATTGGGTACAGCGACGGGGGGCCTACACAGTCTTTGGCCAGTTGGTCGATCTCCAAACATCGCTGACACTTCATAGTCTTACAAGTTCTTCCGGTATGTTCCTGGCCAAAACACAAGTGAGAGGAGGGAGGCTGGTCCAGATAAAATAGGTAGTCTCTTGCCATGTCCAAGGTGATATACGCCGGCTGGTGGCTATACCCATCCATCCCTGCAGGGTGGGGATGCAGACGAACTAAAAAGCATTTCTGTCCAGTCCAGATGCCCAGATGGTCCCTGTCTTCCTCATGTCTAGGGAAGACGTTGGCAAAATCCCTCAGGAAAGCTGCCACAACGTCCGCCAACATGAAGGGGTCGAAGATGTGGACAGTCACAACTCTTCTatctgtcctccagagtggctTGATGGAGTAAGGGAGCAGCTTGGAATGCATAGCACTCCCCCTACATGTCTTCAACACCCTCCAATAACTGGTTGCCAGCCTGGCGTCAACGAAAGATCCTCTGGATGCAGAAAATGTCCTCTGCTGGAAGTTCCAGTAGTCCGAAGATGACCTCACAAATGAAAGGAATCCACTCAGGAAATCCGATGACGTCGTCCCGGTTCCTCCAGCGGAAGCAAATGGTGTTCTTCAAAGCTTGCATCCTTCTAGCCGCCATCCTCACTGCTAGCAATGTTCTGTCATCTTCCCCAGGGGATTCCGACGTCTTCCAAGAAAACCCTATTTTGGACTATCTGGTATAAAATACTGGAAACAAAATCTCTGCGTCACCCTGCAGAGATGGCGGACAAGCCACCCGAAACCCTAACCTAAGGCTTAGCAGGCTacctaaaaaataaaataaactcgTACGAGGGAGTAAAGCTTCGCCCCAGAAAAGCTGCGGTCATGCCACACACAGTCCTGTATTAGGCTCCACTCTGCCCCCCGCTAAAATCTCTGGTACtgcactttgatcttagccaaaacgCCGAGAAGCGATGGGTGAAGAGCGCGTACAGCAGAGGAGTCAAAACACATCCCTGCGGAACCCCAGTGTTCAGGGTGAGAGTGGAGGATGTGTGATTTCTTAGCCTAATGTTCTGGGGACGGTTGATCTGGAAGTCCAGAGTCCAACTATAGACAGCTATGCTTAGGCCTAGGTTGTGGAGTTTGGATACCAGTACATTGGGAATGACCGTGTTGaaggctgaactgaagtcaacgAAGAGCATTCTGACATATGTGCTTGACCCATCCAGGTGCTCCAAGGCAGTGTGGAAGATGATGCTG
Protein-coding sequences here:
- the LOC108923732 gene encoding tyrosinase-like, translating into MLLLTLSALLFFFLLPGPSKQQFPRPCITTEALRSKQCCPLWAGDSSACGALSGRGSCEDVVVSELRNGPQYPFSGVDDRERWPLVFYNRTCRCAGNFMGFDCGGCRFGYTGEQCLQQRPRVRRNVLHLSEAERHKFISYLNLAKNTVSLDYVMVTGTYREMDNGSRPMFSNVSVYDLFVWLHYYVSRAALLGGPNNVWEDADFGHWAPGFLPWHRVFLLLWEQHIQKLTGDEEFAVPYWDWRDARDCQVCTDELMGGRSPLDPKLISPGSVFSSWKVICSLAPEYNIRGVLCDGTAEGPLLRNPGNHDRGFSSRLPTWADVEFTVSLPDYDTGAMDRTANMSFRNTLEGFGDPVTGLGSSRELHMHASLHVFMNGSMSSVQGSANDPIFILHHAFVDSIYERWLRRHQPPRTQFPQENAPIGHNDGYFMVPFLPLHRNGDYFISSKELGYDYAYLLEPGQYFIQEVLGSYVEQVRHIWPWLLGAIILGALVAFLAGVAVTTLARACRKPHLKRREASQSMEKQPLLSRTGDSAMSYHIP